In Cryptomeria japonica chromosome 5, Sugi_1.0, whole genome shotgun sequence, the genomic window taGTCTTGAGAtagagaggaagccccaaataggtagatgGAAACTGAGATATGTTAAaaccaagaatcctaccaatcctaatttgcctttgCGCTGGGGTGTTAATAAAAAacagagagcttttatcccagtttataatcatattgttgattacataggcaaatgatcatttaaattaataaaaggacaaccacaaaatacaatgaatacaaaataatgaacttagtacacatttattggatcgaatattgacatttatatattaaaaaaaggcatgtctgccaagtcaatacaagtattacaaaaatgtggcatatgccatgtccaaatcgatatacaataaaaatgtataatatatctacatgtattggtcattataagaccaaaactaacactatatgatcctaaacgtgtggtggatcatcaaaatcaagcctcttcgatgcagtacgcaaCTCTCTAGATGGTTGCAAAactacaattcaaaagccaagttagaattcttttgtagaaaatagatcacaattaacaacataactatgcatttaactataattcctttgcaattgaaatgtatattacctcatcggctgatttaggagctaatgtcttcactctcctctccttgttactcttaggagttttcttgaagacatacttaaatggatccatgttatggctgtaccacgaaggggtctattggagattaaatgtacaattaatacaatgtactaacataaatatatcaaaacacttaaaagctataatatagagaacaatgacgtacctgtgcctgagatgcttgtCCAATAGaccgaggatggctcaccatcgatggagaaactatcactattacctatacaaaaaaatttcaaagattaaatacaattaatataatgataagtattgtaggttaaaaacaattaattttacatatcaaacaaaagtgtaccggatcctgagatgcttctccagtgcacggaggagggttcaccattgatgaaataggtatggatatttcctgtatgaaaacattataagattataatatatcacaagttcacatgtacatgtgcatataatcatgaaatcatgaaaataaagtagagatacatacctccgccctctcttgatccacaggcaaatcaggtgcattcaacaaatccacatagctcaatggtcattatacatgtaaaatagacaaaaaaaactaatcaatctacaaaccccaactaatacttgatttcaacattttcaaacaattgtacaattaaaaatgtgttcaattaccttcttcccacgttttggtgtcttcgaggaattatttttcttaggacgagccctagacgttgagggggtaccctaaaaaaataaaattaacatgagatattagtacagataataaattaaacataattttaaaaatgaaatgacttgcatattccatcaaaacaatacataaaaaaggtttgtacaaaatatgataccgtatagccttgtaggccaaaattgatcattgagagcgtgatgtcatcaatctaggacatttagtcccctgtcaacacctacgaACCAAAAATTGAACCAAGAATTAGAGATAGTTAGtaaatcttgtattttttttaattcaaagtgtactattctagtttaacatgttacaaaatttatacctcaagcatcgaagttgcagctatagtaactgggggaggagtatgggataccgctgctacatcctaaaatgcatattatttgtctcaatttaaatcaatgtataaatgaaaattcatttatgtaattacaaatttaaagtgattgataaataaaatgctatgaattcaaatcaacacacctgtgtcagTCGCTcttgggcaaacaccatgtccatcaactcatctgtcagcgcaaaATCCTCAGCCATGCGAGCCTGACATCTACTCTCGCAAATCATGCAaaaatgagatgaggatccatctgcaccagttgcatcatctatccttgagcatatccccgagaaactgatacacatatgttggatgggctctttgtTGCCACCTAAtgactcatcatccaatacaatagggtgtgctaacgacttcccatgctggatgatggcaccagtcaacattgtggccgcctgaagagtttgtagctccatcgactctttcagctctattgggacaacttgatgcaccttgggtttgggtgctagggggtggcgactctctgtgggtaatcacctatgggctccaggtctatcttgggcagagacaccacctctaccatggaactctctcatgtcaaaatattttgggtacacattgagcacaaactcacaatatacttttctcaaaaaatataatggcacctcataattattacaaggtggatcatcaaagatcaTCCACCACCTCtgtcaaaaaagattcttcatctgcacattggtacaccaatgtatgggaaacctctttgcattaaaaggtaatgactgaccagttttgggatcaatgaaaaagggtacatatttgttgtttactaatatttttggtttttactcatatgatagcccatcggcatagaattgacgaaacctatccctaaagcttccccatttgataatttgtgtggaaatagttatggcaccactagctaatgtttctaggctagtggcgatggattgatgatgctcaagtttggatgttttcaatttaacaatcagtctattgattttagacatattttatcctaactgattaattaattgctcctatgtttcgggtgtgcggtcaaaaggaggaattgggggtgtatcttttgggttttcaagaggtgcatttggttgttcttgttgtggattagaagaatctagtttttgaaacaaaaaatgaaaaaacctaatcaaaattaatgaaattaaattcaaaatataaaacaaattgaacaaacgggaaagaaagacaaaaataaacaaaatccaaccttgatccatagtctggaggagaaatctagcacctcattcgcggtttaggagagaaaatgaagaaaaaacaaagtaaaaacgcGCTactcatgggaaaataagacccagtttttaaaaaaaaactctttTTGACAGGAACCGCGTATGCAGTTCTCTTGGGATTATTAGtgcgtacacgctcattttcctataagtggcgtgtatgcgctcattttcctagaggtagtgcatacgcgctcattttcctaaaagtagcgtgtacgcgctaccttctctaggcttgggaacaacaaacctaagcacgtacgcggtgaattcaaattttagaaccgtgtacgtgctgcttgttttttcatgttttttttgggtggtgtccacttttctgaccaccatctttgtgcacataccttgaatttcagttctacttttcatccatagactgatggatagatagaatttgttaaccaaagcttgggaaatttgttgagatgtttagtgggagataaaatcggaagttggaatttgatccttgcacaagtagagtttgcctacaacaatttagtgaataggagtaccgaaagaacaacttttgagattgttaccggagtgcatcctagaggtatatcaaaattgagagacattagtagtgaagaccgaaGCAGTTTAGAAgcaaaagattttgtagatcacatggaagccttgcatattcaggttaagcaacatttggaagacattaacaacaagtataaggagaaggtagatgagaagaggagacataaggaatttgaagttggcaatgaagtgacggtatatatgagaaaagagagattcccaattggaacttataacaagttgcagatgaaaatttttggaccttgcaggattttgaggaagttcaattctggaaatgcatatgaagtggagttaccagatagtctgagtatttcacctgtgtttaatattgtagatcttcatgagtaccatgaactagaattcagtgaggatagtattatATACTTGGAGAAAAAGGTTCCCTCgaaggaattggatcagattgaagaaattttggacagtaggattgggcgtagtacctaaagcagtcaatataaggagtatcttgtgtagtggaaggacaaaccagttgaagattcatcttggatttctcaagaagaggtagatcgccttggttttcctttgaccccagcaaagtgagatgctcactttttcaataaccccagatgtctgatgcaggagcatccccggttcatatcaatcttgcatcaaccaaaaaaaacattttctttttgttttgctttctacttgtagtttcaacttttctttctagTGTCCTAGTTATGGCTCACTGGATCCCATGGATTTAGAttctacttgatcatctttcttatttccaaaccgCATCGCATTGGGATCTTTTTTCGACAAGATATCACTAttggtttccttgacaatttcctgTTACAGGTTGACAGTTCTTAatatcggttgcctggacctatttttggTGATCTACTGAAACCCTTATGAAGCTtccagagccttgggcattgatttcgatgttccttggcatgtgccccaccttttcccgtgatctatgtttcatcctttggattttttggaggaatctcttggcggaggtcgaccttgtttattttacacgttaggtctctttcttcgggttttgatccttttttggaccaattggatcctttggattgatacatataattataattgtgcattagaatgaaTCAATTGAAGAATCAAGTAGcaagactatgcatagaagatagatcttacaattcaaggtcccggttgtgacctattctatatgttctactaggcctatgagcCGGTTATGTTATaacccggttgtgacctattctatatgttctactaggcctatgagccggttatgttataacccggttgttaccagttggctGTAATCAAtattcatgaaataaaataatttgttctgcattgcctccatcatatctttgtgtttctgttgtgtttactcttgctgaccggttcggattgatctctttgagatccctcctCAGCGGTGACTGCTTCAGTACTAAAGAATCAATTTTTTCATACGTTTATAAATGTTTGAATGATTCTAACTAAATGCAACAATCTAGATTCATGCAATGAGATTTTATATACCTTTTCCTATTTCATTTTTTTCCAAATTGAAGCATGATTTGATTAATCTATAGACAAATAACAACTTCTTtatgaatttcaaattcaattacACAATGCTTCTTTGTGTGTTTTATATCTTGGAGGGTGTTTGAAATAAATCAAGCATCTAATCCATTTTTAAGAAGATTGTATAAGAAATCTAAATCCTATCTACTTAGGAAAGCACCAATAAATCTAAGTTGGATTATGAAACAATAATAGATTCTTATAATTAGTAGGCAAGAGTATATGATCTAATTACTAAAAACTAAAGATATGAATAAATAATTCACTTCTTCAAATAGAACAACCTAGAAAAAGCATCAAAAGTTATGGCATGGGATCTGGGTGTGGTTTTCTACCCATGGTTTTGTTGATTCTGGAGGCTTTGCTATAGTTGGAAATGTCTTTTTATGCTCAATTGTGATTTTTAGTTGAGTTCTTTGGTAGAAGTTCAATTTGCTAGAAAAgattacagagaagaagaccatAATGAAAAATCAAATTCAATAGCTTGTTATTACACACATTGTTGTATTTCTATTGTAGATCAAATTTAGAGAAATTTTCATCAACCCATAAAACTGCAACTCTATTgtattttagtttgttttttatttgCAACTTGCATGAGACTTTTTGAACAAAAAATGTGAAGATTTGTTTTCTAGAAATTCTTGGATTTCAaacatttttttgtgtttcttAATCAAGTGTTGAGAATTTGTAAGAGAGAGATTATTTTCCCTTCAATAAAGAAGCTCGCCCAAGAAACTCTATAGCTTAGTATGGCTCATATAATTGATCATTAGGACTTCTAGGTACCCTTGTAGCTTAAGCTAGATGACAATTTTTTTGGATGTCTAGAGAAATTCTAGTAGAATAAGAAGAGAGAAAACAAGAATGAAGGATACCTAAAGAAGGGCATTCAAGCACTAGGGAGGCTTCAATCAAGGAAGAAAAGGCTATGTGGAGAAATAATGACACAATAAGGGTTTTAAAATAGACTACCAAATCATCAATGCACATCTAAGTTGACCCATGCAATATTAGGTTCTTATAAAAATAAAACCTAATGtatacaaaaaataacaaaaaaactgACATAAGAAAAATAGATATATGATGGACACTAGAGAGTATTTTAAAGGCTTAGATGGGATGAAGGATGCTAGAACAAGGTGTATGTATGCTTAAAAATGAAACAAGAGGGTTATGCATATACAATGGAAGCAGAAAAAAAGGTCCCACTTTAAGGTATACAAAAATGGCTAGAAAGCTCCAAGATGACCAATGCTTGAGAGGTAAGAGGGGAATCCATTAATTTACTTCCATAAACTTAACCTCCTATATGATAATCCTTTTAATACACCTACaagaaaattgaagaaattttaGAAAAGATGAAAAACAATGAGAATTTGGACAGTAAAGCACATTGTGTTTCCATGATGAGATGAGAGGGAAAATGGTATACTTATATGTTTTAGGAGGTTTTTGGGGAGTGAATGCAATAAATGTATTATATGGTCACTAACATGCCTTATATTAAATTTTAGTGgctaaaatatggaaggatataaTTTCCACTTTACCTAAGTGGCATGGTTGTCTTTTGATGTCAAATAACTCAAATATCTAAGGAAGGCAAATGAGATTACCTAGACATAGGTAGAAGTGGTTTGTTGTCTTTATAATCAACAAGGTATGAAATATGAGGGAAACAGAGTAAAAAAAAGTTTAGTAACACATtggagaaaaaacaaaaaaattaaatgctTGATAGGTGGGATAAAAATCACATGTAAATGGTGAAAAAGGTTAACACATGGATCAACACACATGGAAAGAGAGACACGTAAGCATATAGGGATAAACAAAGATATAGAACATTTGAGTAGGTGCAAACAAACCCTAACTTAGTATGTACTAGGCCACACAAAGTATGAACGAGAATGTAGAAGGCTAAGAAGCAAATACAAATATGAACACTTAAACTACAAAAAACATGAACATAGGAGTTGTATAGTATGAAATTTTTTTATGGTACATCACACTTTTATGATATGTATGACAAAGATTGGAATACATTATATTGCTTTAATAATTTTCATTAGAATCaatcttttctaaatggaaatttaataTTATGAGTTTTTTCTTGCTTGATCTATTTTTTTTCAACATTatttctatattgttctaaattgttACACACGTTAGCACTATTTTAACATAGGGACAAACAAAGATATACACCATTTGAATAGAAGTAAACAATGTTAACTTAGTATGTAGTAGGCCACACAAAGTATTAACAAGGATAATAGAAGGCTAAAAAGGCATACAAATATGAACACTTAAACTACAAAAAACATGATAAATGGAGTCGTAAAGTATGAATTATTTTTTATGATATTGACACTTTTGTGATACTTATGACAATGATTAGAATACATTATAGTCCTCTAATAATTTTCATCAGAATTAGATTTTTCTCATATGAAAACTTAGTATTATGAGTCTTTTCTTACATGAACTTTGTTTTTCCTatttctatattgttctaaatgGCTGGACATGTTAGCACCATTGTCCAGTAGATCATATCATCTTTTTAAAGTCAATATTATTTGAATTAACATAAAAATCTGTTTGTTGAAATTCACTAAATTTACAGACAAAACTCAACACATTTTATATTTTTGTATCTATGATTTAAACTCATTTCAGTTATTATTTAATTACTAAATTACCATTACATTATATTATAAAATTTTTAGAAGAAAACTCCCATAATTCGAAAAGATCTGAATTGGTTTTTCCCCATATCAccgtgttatatatatatatattagtaatatTACCACCTGAAACAAAACTGTGAACTCAATTCATAGTACAATACAATTCAAAATGGGTCCAGATGAAATATGCTTCCAATGTCAAGTTGGCCAGAAAAACTTCAGCTTTGTATGCCGTACATTCATAGAAAACATTAAATGGCATCTGGAGTCCCGACAGAAAAGACTAGAAGCCAACAATGCCCGAGATTGTAATGTGTGTGCCCCCTCAAGTCACAAATGGGGTATCATCCTATCTATATTTAATTGGTGCACACTGTTTCTTGCGTAGGaatatatgaaaaaatattttgtatttagTCACCCCACAGTTCCCCACAGATGATATCTATGCCATTTTTGGCAGCCTGCTGACAACCACAAACAGAGAATAAACAGTAGCAGATATtgtcttttttctttctacaactctatGGTCTATCTAAAGACATATCTAAAAGTCTAATCAAGTGCTTTACTCAATCCACAATATAATGTCAGGACTCTTGAATGAGAGCAAGACTTTTTGGGTATCTGAGTTTTAGTACTAAATATCAGTTAGGAAACTCTGAAACTCATTTCAATGGCTACAAAGATGGGAAATAAGATGACCCAGATTGTGCTTTACTCAATCCACAGTATAATGTTATGACCCTTTGAGGAGAGCAAAACTTTTTGGGCATCTGGGTTTTAGTATTGAATATCAATTGGGGGTACTCTGAAACTCATTTCAATGGGTAGAAAGATGGGAACCAAGATGACCCAGATTGTGCTTGTGAAGAAGTTTGTGACCAAGTTGCAGAGGCTTGTTAATGCTAGCAGGGCAATTGGGTATGCCCTTTCCCCCAATGGAAGGAAAGGTTATACTTATTTCTCTTATGACTCTGGTGGCAATGGAGTTGGTGGTCTTCCTAGGGATGTCCCTAAAGGCCACTTTGCAGTATATGTTGGGAGTGAAAGGGCCAGATTTGTAGTACCCACAACTTATTTGAGCCATCCCATATTCCACACACTGCTAGAGAAAGCTGAGGAAGAGTATGGATTTGATCACCAAATGGGTCTTACCCTTCCCTGTGAGGAAGTTGCCTTTGAGTATATAACTTCTGTCTTGGGGAGGGAGGATCCCACAGTGGAAAACCTTGAGCTGAACAAGATATTGAGCTTCTTTTATGATACCAGGCATCCATCAAAGGTGTTTTCTGATTGCTAGATCTTCTCTGATGGGTGGCAGGTCAGATCCAACTATCTTTAAGGCCAGGATGATCAGATGACTTAGAAGATTTTGCAGCATCAAGACCTGGATATTGAGGAGTGATCTTGTATTCTTCTATATTTTATATTGTgaatatgtgtatatatttttaatttaatagaaATTGATGCACGTATTCATTAAAAAATCAAATTACTTTCTTTGAAATGTTCAGATCAATGCCTTTTGATAGCTCATGAATCCATTTCTAGCTGATGATAATGTGCAAATTATGTGGGTGAATTTGTACCATGATTGAATTACTGAAATACAACTGATTGATCTGTGTTTGGCCTTCCAATGGACTAGTTCTGACCATCGTGTTTCTATATGTAACAGTTCTTGTTTGTAGTAACTTTTGGCTGCAGCAAATATCTATAATGGTATTCCCACTTGTACAGGAATCTTGTTTTGTCTCTATTTAAACTTCAAGCATTATTTATTGGAGTTCATTGTTGGTTCTGTTGTAATTATACTTGAAGCTTTTGTTTGAAGTGGCACCGGCTGATATTATAGCTGGTCTCTTTGGGGTCTTCTCCTTGTCGGAGAGGACCTTATATTTGTGCACATATTTTGACATAGTAATACATAGAATTAAATTGAGAAGTAGTTAAATGATATATTTATATATTGTGAAAATCTGATAAAATTAATAGAATTTTTGTTATTattaattgaatataaaaaaattaataattatgtaatgtattATCAATCATGCTTTAATGTAACATATAGTTAATACACAAAAATTGTAAAGTATGTATCATttaaaaatatatacaaataatgatattttaaattaaattttacttGAGATATATGTCAATATAATTTATTGTAAGTTTTGAGGTTGAGTGAAATGTCATGCAAGAAGGTGTAGAGTAGAAATTATGTGAACTAAATCACAACTTATTTTGGCACATTCCCTCTGTCGCCATGAAGGCAAACAAAATCCCCCTTAGCGGAGATACTTAGAACAAAAATCAAAGCAAACCACCTCAAAAGGACAAATGGCAACCCATTTAGAATAGATGGACCAGAAAAGGCAGAAATCAAAGATTTATGTCAATATGGACAAATTTGCAAACCCTAGCTACCCTAAAAATTATTACGACAAAAGGGAAATTGTTTCAAAAGGCAGAATTTGGTGATTATCCCTCTAGGGGTGGATGCATCCTAGGGCATGGGTTTCAAACCAAATGCTTGTCCCATGTAACCAAAAGAACCTTTGTGTTCAAAACCCCAAACAATACCGTAGTTCATCCAACTGTAGAAGTTTAGTATGGATCAAGAGAAACAAAAAAGGGAAAGATGCCTACAGTTAATATAAAGCCAGATTATAACAAGGAAAAGAGAAAATTATCTAGTAGATCCCAAAATCAAAATGAGGTGATAGTAATCACTCGCAAATTACTTGAGCAGTTTCCCAATCAAACGCCTCGATTGGATTGATAGAAAATCTAAAATTGGTAATGAAGAAAAAAGCTCTATTATAGAAGTTAATAGAGGAGGGAGAAACTAAGGACGAGGAGAATGGTCTCCTTTTTTTAGGAGATGACCAAAAAGAAAATAAGATAGAAATGAATTTGGGCAAGAGAAGCTAGGTATTCTGCAATTTGCTTCTAGCAAAACCAAGCTGAATTATGGAAAGAATTCTAACAAGAAAGTAGGAAGGAAATCTCTCCAAGAACTAAGAAACAAGGATGCGGAAGCTGAAGGATAGCTTAAAATCACCACACTCGTAGAATTGGAGAAGGGAAAACCCCTCCCCAAGGGCCATGATACTTCCTATCATGAAAAGTTAGAggtttgaatgcccctaacaaaagatgtTTGGTCAAGCGTAAAGTGGGTCTGACCAAGGTAGAGATAATTTGATTACAAGAAACCAAATTATCTACCATAGAAATGGAAGCCTTTATGAAAGGATTCAAGAATTGGAAAGTACAAGTAgagtagatgtataaatctgaccactttactaagtgaataatttatattcattttaacctcattcctctatttaattaatttctccgcattcatctatttgattaaataagttactcaatttatttaattaagttcacctaagccttttctaacctttaattaaataaacactttatttaattaattccccttcttccccttttaattaaatttacatttaattaaattgatctttgcaaataaataaatctaatttatttaaaacccccacttgctttctcctacatctcccacttgcctcctaaatcccttctagattcttctaatcgcttctaa contains:
- the LOC131032679 gene encoding protein SMALL AUXIN UP-REGULATED RNA 51; translation: MGRKMGTKMTQIVLVKKFVTKLQRLVNASRAIGYALSPNGRKGYTYFSYDSGGNGVGGLPRDVPKGHFAVYVGSERARFVVPTTYLSHPIFHTLLEKAEEEYGFDHQMGLTLPCEEVAFEYITSVLGREDPTVENLELNKILSFFYDTRHPSKVFSDC